One region of Parambassis ranga chromosome 12, fParRan2.1, whole genome shotgun sequence genomic DNA includes:
- the tmem38b gene encoding trimeric intracellular cation channel type B isoform X1: MMDVLEALRLDELSHGLANLSMFPYFDMAHYIVSTMALREQPGALEVSRVSPLACWFSSMLFCFGGAVLSGIMLAEPTVAPLSNSTSVLLASVIWYLVFYCPMDLLYSCAALLPLRLVLSGMKEVTRTWKVLGGVTQAQSKYKDSLLVMIAIGWARGAGGGLISNFEQLVRGVWKPESNELLKMSYPTKITLIGAVLFALQQTHYLPLQKHHLMLVYTVFTVVNKSRMMLTGSSTSPFAPIESALYKTLFTGHSPYAALTEEVKQACIDNGTTTNKPTAPAATKESSGNGSTSGQQHVTDSAVRGRNSSPKAKEASENAVTTGCKKTD, encoded by the exons ATGATGGATGTGCTGGAGGCGCTGCGCCTGGACGAACTGTCCCACGGACTGGCGAACTTATCCATGTTTCCGTACTTTGACATGGCGCACTATATCGTGTCCACCATGGCTCTGAGGGAGCAGCCGG GAGCTCTCGAGGTTTCCAGAGTCAGCCCCTTAGCCTGCTGGTTCAGCTCCATGCTCTTCTGTTTTGGCGGAGCAGTGCTGTCTGGGATCATGCTGGCCGAGCCAACGGTGGCACCTTTGTCTAACAGCACCAGTGTCCTGCTTGCTTCAGTCATCTG GTACCTGGTGTTTTACTGTCCCATGGACCTGCTGTACTCCTGTGCAGCACTGCTGCCCCTCAGGCTGGTGCTGTCAGGAATGAAGGAAGTGACCAGGACATGGAAGGTGCTGGGAGGCGTCACCCAGGCACAAAGCAAGTACAAAGACAGCCTGCTGGTCATGATCGCCATCGGCTGGGCTAGAG gtgctgGAGGTGGCCTGATAAGTAATTTTGAGCAGCTTGTTCGAGGAGTTTGGAAGCCTGAGTCCAACGAGCTCCTCAAAATGTCTTA TCCCACAAAGATCACCCTGATAGGGGCGGTGCTGTTTGCTCTGCAGCAGACCCACTACCTGCCTCTCCAGAAGCACCACCTGATGCTGGTTTACACCGTCTTTACCGTTGTCAACAAG tcgAGGATGATGCTGACGGGATCCTCTACCTCGCCCTTCGCCCCCATCGAGTCAGCCCTTTACAAGACGCTCTTCACCGGCCACTCGCCTTACGCCGCCCTCACTGAGGAGGTAAAGCAAGCATGTATCGATAACGGCACAACCACCAACAAGCCGACTGCTCCCGCCGCAACCAAAGAGTCCAGCGGGAACGGATCGACATCAGGGCAGCAGCACGTCACGGACTCTGCTGTCAGGGGACGAAACAGCTCGCCCAAAGCCAAAGAGGCGTCAGAGAACGCAGTCACAACAGGCTGCAAGAAAACCGACTAG
- the tmem38b gene encoding trimeric intracellular cation channel type B isoform X2, translating to MLFCFGGAVLSGIMLAEPTVAPLSNSTSVLLASVIWYLVFYCPMDLLYSCAALLPLRLVLSGMKEVTRTWKVLGGVTQAQSKYKDSLLVMIAIGWARGAGGGLISNFEQLVRGVWKPESNELLKMSYPTKITLIGAVLFALQQTHYLPLQKHHLMLVYTVFTVVNKSRMMLTGSSTSPFAPIESALYKTLFTGHSPYAALTEEVKQACIDNGTTTNKPTAPAATKESSGNGSTSGQQHVTDSAVRGRNSSPKAKEASENAVTTGCKKTD from the exons ATGCTCTTCTGTTTTGGCGGAGCAGTGCTGTCTGGGATCATGCTGGCCGAGCCAACGGTGGCACCTTTGTCTAACAGCACCAGTGTCCTGCTTGCTTCAGTCATCTG GTACCTGGTGTTTTACTGTCCCATGGACCTGCTGTACTCCTGTGCAGCACTGCTGCCCCTCAGGCTGGTGCTGTCAGGAATGAAGGAAGTGACCAGGACATGGAAGGTGCTGGGAGGCGTCACCCAGGCACAAAGCAAGTACAAAGACAGCCTGCTGGTCATGATCGCCATCGGCTGGGCTAGAG gtgctgGAGGTGGCCTGATAAGTAATTTTGAGCAGCTTGTTCGAGGAGTTTGGAAGCCTGAGTCCAACGAGCTCCTCAAAATGTCTTA TCCCACAAAGATCACCCTGATAGGGGCGGTGCTGTTTGCTCTGCAGCAGACCCACTACCTGCCTCTCCAGAAGCACCACCTGATGCTGGTTTACACCGTCTTTACCGTTGTCAACAAG tcgAGGATGATGCTGACGGGATCCTCTACCTCGCCCTTCGCCCCCATCGAGTCAGCCCTTTACAAGACGCTCTTCACCGGCCACTCGCCTTACGCCGCCCTCACTGAGGAGGTAAAGCAAGCATGTATCGATAACGGCACAACCACCAACAAGCCGACTGCTCCCGCCGCAACCAAAGAGTCCAGCGGGAACGGATCGACATCAGGGCAGCAGCACGTCACGGACTCTGCTGTCAGGGGACGAAACAGCTCGCCCAAAGCCAAAGAGGCGTCAGAGAACGCAGTCACAACAGGCTGCAAGAAAACCGACTAG